From a single Neochlamydia sp. AcF84 genomic region:
- the mutL gene encoding DNA mismatch repair endonuclease MutL gives MPSKIRVLDEHTINKIAAGEVIESPASVVKELMENSLDAGATEICVEIKGGGRQLIRVTDNGAGMQQDDAVLCLERHATSKIKEVEDIQSIFSMGFRGEAIPSIASISKFTLLTAPQEGGEGTLVIVEGGKPMHCGTAARAPGTTIEVKSLFFNVPVRRKFQKSPAYEAQEIHKIITLLALGHPHVKFQLINNQINEIQTGGSPGKAFSHQLKERIAALMGAEFVTSCCEVEITNGDYSLHGYVGAPHYSRQNRTGQYLFINKRAVFSPLISAVVRDAYGTSLPTNRHPIFVLHLNVPGETVDVNVHPQKKEVRLRQENILRELVLKGIQQAIHKGNANFCRDHQPIHEDFSSPPSTSTFIMPAVKPAFSLHPVQERDLAKEYQPLPPMAKVPFKEEPQPSFHVPLTQEKRSFPRVLATIPGYIILDAYSLEAWKQVSSDTLCLVDQKAAHARVIFENLLQARTGSAAVQSLLIPHHINLPPSEAAALSTNLDDFARMGVHIHESGPHSFMIDAIPATFGNIDLSKWVVDLLDMMHNFPEGKMRDKEMEKRLSVAASHAAVHYRKRLQTEEAQSLVNQLFATSMPFFCPQGKSTLAFISTEEIFRNFKG, from the coding sequence ATGCCTTCAAAAATTCGTGTTCTTGATGAACATACTATTAATAAGATCGCAGCAGGCGAAGTCATTGAAAGCCCAGCTTCTGTAGTAAAAGAATTAATGGAAAATTCTTTAGATGCAGGCGCTACAGAGATTTGCGTAGAGATTAAAGGAGGGGGACGCCAGCTTATCCGCGTAACTGACAATGGTGCAGGAATGCAGCAGGATGATGCCGTACTTTGCCTGGAACGCCATGCTACTTCTAAAATTAAAGAAGTAGAAGATATCCAGTCAATTTTCTCTATGGGATTTCGAGGAGAAGCTATTCCTTCAATTGCTTCTATTTCCAAATTCACTCTCTTGACTGCTCCACAAGAGGGAGGGGAAGGCACCCTTGTGATTGTGGAAGGAGGAAAGCCCATGCACTGTGGCACCGCTGCCCGTGCTCCTGGAACGACGATTGAAGTGAAGTCTCTTTTTTTTAATGTCCCGGTAAGAAGAAAATTTCAAAAATCTCCTGCCTATGAAGCTCAGGAAATTCACAAAATCATTACCCTACTTGCTCTTGGACATCCCCATGTTAAATTTCAATTGATCAACAATCAGATTAATGAAATCCAAACGGGAGGCTCTCCGGGCAAAGCTTTTTCCCATCAATTGAAGGAGAGAATTGCTGCATTAATGGGAGCCGAGTTTGTGACGAGCTGTTGTGAAGTAGAGATTACAAATGGTGATTATAGCTTGCATGGATATGTAGGAGCTCCTCATTATTCTCGTCAAAATCGTACCGGTCAATATCTTTTTATTAACAAGCGCGCTGTTTTTTCTCCCTTGATATCTGCAGTTGTGCGGGATGCCTATGGCACAAGTTTGCCGACTAATCGACATCCTATTTTTGTGTTACATTTGAATGTGCCCGGTGAGACCGTGGATGTAAATGTCCACCCGCAAAAAAAAGAGGTCCGACTTCGTCAAGAAAATATATTAAGAGAATTAGTCCTTAAAGGAATCCAGCAAGCTATTCATAAAGGTAATGCAAATTTTTGCCGAGATCATCAGCCTATTCATGAAGATTTTAGTTCTCCGCCATCTACCTCCACCTTTATAATGCCTGCCGTTAAACCGGCTTTTTCCTTGCATCCTGTACAAGAGAGAGATTTAGCTAAAGAGTATCAGCCGCTGCCCCCTATGGCTAAGGTTCCCTTTAAAGAGGAACCTCAGCCTTCTTTCCATGTTCCTCTTACCCAAGAAAAACGTTCTTTTCCTCGTGTTTTGGCAACGATACCAGGTTATATTATTTTGGATGCTTACTCATTAGAAGCGTGGAAACAGGTATCCTCTGATACACTTTGCTTAGTAGATCAGAAGGCAGCACATGCTCGAGTGATTTTTGAAAATTTGCTGCAGGCACGCACTGGAAGTGCAGCTGTTCAATCTTTATTAATTCCTCATCATATCAATTTGCCTCCCTCGGAAGCAGCTGCGCTATCTACGAACCTAGATGATTTTGCGCGGATGGGAGTGCATATCCATGAAAGTGGGCCTCATAGCTTTATGATAGATGCTATCCCAGCTACATTCGGAAATATAGATCTTTCCAAATGGGTAGTAGACCTGTTAGATATGATGCACAACTTTCCGGAAGGTAAAATGAGGGATAAAGAAATGGAAAAACGCTTATCCGTAGCAGCAAGCCATGCTGCCGTCCATTACCGCAAGCGCTTGCAAACAGAAGAAGCTCAATCGCTAGTCAATCAATTGTTTGCAACCTCTATGCCTTTTTTTTGCCCTCAAGGAAAGTCTACTCTTGCTTTTATAAGCACCGAAGAGATATTTAGAAATTTTAAAGGGTAG
- a CDS encoding RasGEF domain-containing protein, giving the protein MQMSSIANKPFSPSDFATTPSAARPLPPNKPLPAIPGQPKVSPTGHIYSQKNSLESIPLGKTLSQSTEATPSELKAHRIIPFTLDKASSLVQTANIKISSIAKKTFEESKRLTNKEQRQEAFFNAREGIQKAKEKARDYKDRSAEKLGEIKSLLNHKVTTFKETSVRSIKTTALKVKQSTVSSFREVTSSERREEFSKNFKVASERLKDKNVQYFKKAQSKASEVKSSLQAKIDNSATLKNIRHTISAPFKSTEANRMMVEERAAQTKELFADIFKNITKEELLKNESAREKSEYAEICPHINQWVKLSNMISNSTTSKIVNTDNLGERVKAVDLYVRIADQAFKNGDFATAQAIFLGLNQGSVQRLHKTFAALPRQTKNIYANLEKSFSNPNYFSLNKTMEFAEENPSLSIVPMIHTVLSRIVLDGEKYMKSKADLNETRQIDKYISSFKEAPEGLTAEINNLNKQIESISKEINEAKLNNVSSLKLSYKKSDASLELSYALKVEKFGDYIQLQKAGISYETHKAYLNQQLQDINERIQQAEKSGQAIASEEQFSKENLEKEIEIAEWLYHVAKEIYSKNSSLDLEGMLEKFKLKNDRNSKVAEENVKTDEKKLDSLINDLTKLQTSHPSSKDKSAGVKESDWYFQPPTDKNQFEKDIYAQSLRIEPRASSRA; this is encoded by the coding sequence ATGCAAATGTCTTCTATAGCCAACAAGCCTTTTTCTCCTTCCGATTTCGCAACAACTCCCTCAGCAGCTAGACCCTTACCTCCTAATAAACCTTTGCCAGCTATTCCTGGCCAACCAAAAGTTTCTCCTACTGGACATATATATAGCCAAAAAAATTCCTTAGAGTCTATTCCCTTAGGAAAAACTCTTTCTCAATCAACAGAAGCAACCCCTTCCGAGCTTAAAGCCCATCGAATTATTCCTTTTACTTTAGATAAAGCTAGCTCCCTTGTTCAAACTGCAAACATCAAGATAAGTTCTATTGCTAAGAAAACCTTTGAAGAAAGTAAAAGATTAACAAACAAAGAACAAAGACAAGAAGCTTTTTTTAATGCGCGAGAAGGTATCCAAAAAGCTAAAGAAAAAGCTAGAGACTACAAAGATAGATCAGCAGAAAAATTAGGCGAAATTAAATCGCTGCTAAACCACAAAGTGACAACGTTTAAAGAAACTTCTGTTCGCTCCATAAAAACGACAGCCCTTAAGGTCAAGCAATCTACTGTCTCCTCGTTTAGAGAGGTAACCTCCTCAGAAAGAAGAGAAGAATTTTCTAAAAATTTCAAGGTAGCTTCTGAGCGTTTAAAAGATAAAAATGTGCAATATTTTAAAAAAGCGCAAAGCAAGGCAAGCGAAGTAAAAAGTAGCCTGCAAGCCAAGATTGATAATAGTGCCACCTTAAAAAACATCCGCCATACAATCTCTGCCCCCTTTAAAAGCACTGAAGCCAATCGCATGATGGTGGAGGAAAGGGCTGCACAAACTAAAGAATTGTTTGCAGATATTTTTAAAAATATAACGAAAGAAGAACTTTTAAAGAATGAGAGTGCAAGAGAAAAATCAGAATATGCAGAGATTTGCCCCCATATAAATCAGTGGGTGAAGTTGTCAAATATGATCAGCAATTCTACAACCTCAAAAATTGTTAACACAGACAATTTAGGGGAGCGTGTTAAAGCGGTTGATTTGTATGTTCGCATTGCCGATCAAGCTTTTAAAAATGGCGATTTTGCCACTGCCCAGGCAATTTTTTTAGGATTAAATCAAGGAAGTGTGCAGCGGCTGCATAAAACTTTTGCCGCCCTTCCACGGCAAACAAAGAATATATATGCAAATTTGGAAAAAAGCTTCTCCAATCCTAATTACTTTTCTTTAAATAAAACTATGGAATTTGCTGAGGAAAACCCTAGTTTATCCATCGTTCCCATGATCCATACGGTCTTATCAAGAATTGTTTTAGATGGAGAGAAATATATGAAGTCTAAAGCAGATTTAAATGAAACACGCCAAATTGATAAATACATTTCTTCATTTAAAGAAGCGCCAGAAGGATTAACCGCCGAAATTAATAATCTAAACAAACAGATAGAAAGCATCAGCAAAGAAATTAATGAGGCTAAATTGAATAACGTTTCTTCTTTAAAACTTTCTTATAAAAAGAGTGACGCAAGTTTAGAACTTTCCTATGCTTTAAAAGTAGAAAAATTTGGCGATTACATTCAGTTGCAAAAAGCAGGCATTTCTTATGAAACTCATAAAGCTTATCTAAACCAACAACTACAAGATATAAACGAAAGAATCCAGCAAGCTGAAAAATCAGGCCAAGCTATTGCTTCTGAAGAACAATTTAGTAAAGAAAATTTAGAAAAAGAAATTGAGATTGCAGAGTGGCTTTATCATGTGGCCAAAGAAATTTACTCGAAAAATTCCTCCCTGGATTTAGAGGGAATGCTGGAGAAATTCAAGCTAAAAAATGATAGAAACAGCAAAGTTGCTGAAGAGAATGTAAAAACGGACGAAAAAAAGTTAGATTCTTTAATCAATGACCTTACAAAATTACAGACTTCTCATCCCTCAAGCAAAGATAAATCAGCAGGGGTAAAGGAAAGCGATTGGTACTTTCAACCCCCAACAGATAAAAACCAATTCGAGAAGGATATATATGCCCAATCTTTAAGAATCGAACCCCGTGCCTCCTCACGAGCCTAG
- a CDS encoding DUF3185 family protein has product MRILGLVSLAVGIALLLFGINSSQAFTEKVVEDVTGRYTDNTMWYIIGGIAMIVGGGALTLFGRAK; this is encoded by the coding sequence ATGCGTATATTAGGTTTGGTTAGCTTAGCAGTTGGAATTGCTCTTCTATTATTTGGCATCAATTCTTCTCAAGCTTTCACAGAGAAGGTCGTAGAAGATGTTACGGGCCGCTATACAGACAATACAATGTGGTATATTATTGGCGGGATAGCTATGATTGTAGGAGGAGGAGCCCTCACTCTTTTTGGCAGAGCTAAATAA
- a CDS encoding Xaa-Pro peptidase family protein — protein sequence MNFQNRLAKVKKILHDSNLEAFLVEDPTNLYYLTGLVLSAGKLLIKTKSHSALFVDNRYYEYCKNQAPVPVYLSDKTSLESVLEGISTLAFDGETISYQTYVSMQEKFKNLKLVSLSHSLQKIRALKDAQEIAILQEAAQLGMQGYEYIKSLLKEGVREDQLAAELEIFWKKKRAQGVAFDPIIAFGANSALPHYRPAETKLREGMTVLFDVGVKWKGYHSDLSRTLFWGEPPAIMRKVYAIVEKAQQRAMALCKPGITLGELDRAARDYISACGYGEHFLHSLGHGVGLEIHEWPSIRDKEPYQQLPLQEGMVITIEPGIYLPGVGGVRIEDTLLITSTGYQVLGS from the coding sequence ATGAATTTCCAAAATCGTCTAGCAAAAGTTAAAAAAATTCTTCATGATTCTAACCTTGAAGCTTTTCTTGTCGAGGATCCTACCAACCTTTACTATTTGACAGGGTTAGTCTTATCTGCGGGAAAGCTGCTTATTAAAACTAAAAGCCATTCTGCTCTTTTTGTGGATAATCGTTACTATGAATATTGTAAAAATCAAGCACCTGTGCCTGTTTATTTAAGTGATAAAACTTCTTTAGAAAGCGTGCTAGAAGGAATTAGTACGCTAGCCTTTGATGGCGAGACGATCTCCTATCAAACCTATGTAAGCATGCAAGAGAAGTTTAAAAATCTTAAATTGGTTTCTTTAAGTCACTCCCTTCAAAAAATTCGTGCTCTAAAAGATGCACAGGAAATAGCTATTCTTCAAGAGGCCGCCCAACTGGGAATGCAAGGATATGAATATATTAAAAGCCTTCTAAAAGAGGGGGTAAGAGAAGACCAATTGGCTGCCGAATTAGAGATTTTTTGGAAAAAAAAGAGAGCTCAGGGAGTAGCTTTTGATCCTATTATCGCTTTCGGAGCTAATAGTGCTTTACCTCATTATCGCCCAGCAGAGACAAAGTTAAGGGAAGGCATGACGGTGCTGTTTGATGTAGGCGTGAAATGGAAAGGTTACCACTCGGATTTATCTCGTACACTTTTTTGGGGTGAGCCGCCTGCTATCATGCGGAAAGTTTATGCAATTGTAGAAAAAGCTCAGCAACGAGCTATGGCGCTTTGTAAGCCTGGAATAACTTTAGGAGAATTAGATCGGGCAGCTAGGGATTACATCTCAGCGTGCGGTTATGGAGAGCATTTTTTACATAGCTTAGGCCACGGGGTAGGATTAGAAATCCATGAGTGGCCTTCGATCCGTGATAAAGAACCTTATCAGCAGCTACCGCTGCAAGAAGGGATGGTCATCACTATAGAACCTGGCATCTATCTTCCTGGTGTAGGAGGTGTGCGTATTGAAGACACCCTCCTAATTACTTCTACCGGCTATCAAGTCCTAGGCTCGTGA
- a CDS encoding CCA tRNA nucleotidyltransferase, with protein MQIKKLATDIVKKLNQAGYKAYFAGGWVRDYLMNQPSADIDIATDAPPEVILKLFPHTFLVGLAFGVVIVILEGYQFEVSTFRKDLEYVDGRKPKSIELSNEEEDVKRRDFTINSMFYDPLEEKIYDYVEGRKDLELGLIRTVGDPFERFSEDRLRMLRAIRFSARFNFRLDEATQQAIQEKASTLFPAVAIERVWKEFVKMAGYPHFANALMEMHRLGLLGVIFPSLALLNLKDLSQYLSPFSRFPTYTPTILYILELFPSFDTQQLQNLCSYLRLSKEETKLAIFVQTGKQLLSVAQRLPDPEWVHFYAHSYSQVCLEIFAARLSEDSEEAFYQEHEQKKERLKPHIERARKKQPLVTSSMLKSLGVLPGKSMGLLLQEAEKNAILHNLQAPEESIKMLQQSKHWPNLN; from the coding sequence ATGCAGATTAAAAAATTAGCTACAGATATTGTAAAAAAGTTAAACCAAGCGGGGTACAAAGCTTATTTTGCCGGCGGTTGGGTACGCGACTATTTGATGAACCAACCTTCAGCTGATATAGATATTGCTACAGATGCACCCCCTGAGGTGATTTTAAAACTTTTCCCTCATACCTTTTTAGTAGGCTTAGCTTTTGGAGTGGTCATCGTCATATTAGAGGGATATCAATTTGAAGTGTCTACTTTCAGAAAAGACTTAGAATATGTCGACGGTAGAAAGCCAAAAAGCATTGAACTATCCAATGAAGAAGAAGATGTAAAACGTCGAGACTTTACTATCAATAGCATGTTCTATGACCCTTTGGAAGAAAAGATTTATGATTACGTGGAAGGAAGAAAAGATTTAGAATTAGGTCTTATCCGCACAGTAGGAGACCCTTTTGAGCGTTTTTCCGAAGATCGTTTACGTATGCTAAGAGCTATACGTTTTTCTGCCCGCTTTAATTTTCGGTTAGATGAAGCCACCCAACAGGCTATTCAAGAAAAGGCTAGCACTCTTTTTCCAGCTGTTGCTATAGAAAGAGTATGGAAAGAATTTGTAAAAATGGCTGGTTACCCTCATTTTGCAAATGCTTTGATGGAAATGCACCGCTTGGGTCTATTAGGAGTTATTTTTCCTTCACTTGCTCTCTTAAATCTAAAAGATTTAAGTCAATATCTTAGTCCTTTTTCAAGGTTTCCTACCTATACTCCTACTATTTTATATATCCTTGAGCTATTCCCCTCTTTTGATACGCAACAGCTGCAAAACCTTTGCAGTTACTTGCGCCTCAGCAAGGAAGAGACTAAGCTTGCTATTTTTGTGCAGACTGGAAAGCAACTTTTATCCGTAGCTCAAAGGCTTCCTGATCCTGAATGGGTCCACTTTTACGCTCATTCATACTCTCAAGTATGTCTAGAGATCTTCGCAGCCCGCCTATCTGAAGATAGTGAAGAAGCTTTTTATCAAGAGCATGAACAGAAGAAGGAACGCTTGAAACCTCATATTGAACGCGCGAGAAAAAAACAGCCTTTAGTGACTTCCAGTATGCTTAAATCTTTAGGAGTTTTGCCTGGTAAAAGCATGGGCCTTTTATTGCAAGAAGCAGAAAAGAACGCTATTTTGCATAATCTGCAAGCCCCTGAGGAAAGCATAAAAATGCTGCAGCAGTCCAAACATTGGCCGAATTTGAACTAA